The Aythya fuligula isolate bAytFul2 chromosome 5, bAytFul2.pri, whole genome shotgun sequence sequence AGTCTACCTGCATCTGTATTcttgctattttctgttttcttacatACTCAGGATGATAAGGAGAGCTTCGCCAAATTTTCGTTCCTGATACACGCTCAGTTTGAAGGTCTCAGTGGCGCTCCTGATTTTTTGGATAGGTGACGGCAGAGAAGGAGACTCAGCTGGTCAGCACGTTGCCTCAGCTCACAGGCACATGGCTGTTCTGGTGGTTCAAATATTGTCagaggagttgtttttttttcttaacatttgaAAGAATAGCTCTGATATCGTATGCAGCCTTCTGACTTCTCACTGAAGCTGGATCCTCATCACACTCTTAACTAGCAGTGAAAGTTTTGCTATAGCTATTATGTCTGCATTTGGGAAACGTCAGTCACCTGCAACGCTCAGCTAGGAGCACCATAAATGCCTATTGCTTTTTAGGATTTAGATTCTGATCCTTTACCAACATAAAGATTAGGGATCTTTATGTTAGGGAGAAAAATCTATTACATTGAAGGAAGTAGTTAGaaacttcactgaaaatgaagttttggtGAACGCTGTGGCTTAGGAGATTTTTATGGGCTTTTTTCACTTGATTTAAACATACTGTGTTTAGGCTACTATTTATGCCTGTTAGAGGACCTGTTTTTCTGGCATGGCAAAGAGTTGCTGGTCACAATCGtaatttttctccaaatatcCTGAAGGCTTTGAAACAAGTtggttcattttttaattttataacaGTCGTTTCAGGGCACAGAATAGAAATGTTCTGTGGCCACGAGGTGAAACCCTCAGCAATACACACTGCTTTCATAAGCAGAGTGAATGAACTGGACAGCCCAGTTATATTGCCAGAAGCCAGAATCAGGGAGTGATGCAGAACCTTGTTGGAGGCTGCTCTCTCCTCGCAGCTCAGCCAGATGGGCACATAGAGGGATGCAGACTTTTCATGGCAAGGTTCATCTGATCTGCCCGGGTTATACAGTGAATCACtgggaaaagaagggagaatGACGCATGACTGTCTGTCATGTAGCTGCTACTTGTACGAATGTTCTGGCTCAAAATACCGCTTAATCAGGCTAGGAACATGGTATCTGTCTTAATGGAAGAGATTAGAAGCGTTGCAAGTTTTTGTTATTGTACAGCTTTGTTGCACAAAACAGAACTTCCACTGTCGCAATCTGGATGgtatatttcaaaacattaatCAAGGATTAGTCCTTGGCACTGATTTATGAGAAAATACCAGTGCAGCGGAGGATTTATAACCCATGTAAATGATTCATGGAGTACACATTTTATGAGACAGGTCCTCAGTCTGTGTAAACTGGAGCAAGTCCTTGAAGCTCACATGGCGGCGTGGACGTCCTACGCTGCCTTGGAAAAGCAAAGCCACATGAGAGTCCCTGGGATTCATTCCTCCATCAGGTGTGGGGTTCCCACACCAGGGGAATGGGCTTTGGCAGAGCCACCCCTCTCCGGggatgaagcagcagcacagacctgAGCTTGAAGTCCTTTCTGTAATTCTTGTGTAGCCCTGTAGAGGGAATGCTTTGGTAAGGCTTAAATGCGGCTACGTATAGCTGTGTAGCATCAGGGCACAAATTCCTTCTTTGTGTCACCTGCTGAGTTCAGGAGTTACCATCAAGAGTAATTTTACCCGGtagatttcccccccccccccccccccccccccttgaaTTTTTATCATGCTATAATTCGCTTTAAAATTTTGCCCCTGACTGAAGAGGGTGGAAGTGTCCACTTGACTCGATGCAAGGGATGGGCTTTGATGACGAATTACATGGGCACGAAAAGCTTCAGGTGACACGCATATTAAACGTGCTTTTCACTTGCAGCTTGCGGAAGGCCCCATGGCCAAATGTACCAAAGGGAATCTGTAGCGTGTTGTTTACCAACTTCTGCACTTCATCTTAAATTGGCATGGGGAAATGGTAATTCACTCTGAACAACGCTGGGAAACTGGGTTtgttaactaaaaataaaaagcacaagcCCATCAAAAATACTCCAATGTTACGTATTATTCGTGTTGATTAAAAATCTGCCTGCAACTCAGCATTTGCTACTGATCATAAAACTGCACTGACTTAGTCCTTTCCCTCCGAGATATCACAACACTTGAAAAACCTCCCTCGTCTCAACGCTCACCTCCACTATTCACGTGGATAACCTGGGCCACAGACACCCTCTGATGCCGCCGAGCTCTGCCCCTGGGCTCCAACACTCCTGTCTTTCCAAGCTGAAGGGATTTGCCTCTCCTGCAATGCAACACCCTTTTTTTCCGAAAGCACAGACATACCCACCGAGCACTGAAAGCAAGTCTTAATCATCACAGTGACTTCCTCTGTGGATATTAATAATCTCCCCGCTTCCTCTGAGGAGCCCCCCTGTCTGCTGGGCTCATTCTCCGCAGAGGTATCGGCAGAGCTCAAACTTCAAAAAGTGTCATgtggaaaaaacagcttttcttggGAAAAAGATCAAGAAACATGAGGGGCCAGGTACCTCCGTGGTGCAGCTGCACCTGTACTCACAGTGAGCACTGCCACCGGAGGCTTCTCCAGACCTCGATGGCCGCTGTGAGGAAAagcttccctgagcagcccccatcctgctccttccccccagcccctgcggGATCCATGAGGCAGATCACCGCCTGGGAGGGTCCGGGAGAAGCACTTTCCGCTTCCTGCAGGGAAGGATGTGATTAAAGCCACGTAAATAAGACTTGGCTTGGAAAACACTTGGGTGCCTTCTCGATGCGGTGCAGTCCTGAGGCACAGCAGCGTGCCCCGTTACGAGGGGTGTCACCTCCCAGCGGCCTGGCTGGGGCGGTGGGAAGCAGGAGGTATGACATGGCCTGGTTCTGCAGCTGGTTGGTGGTGGCCCCCCTGTGTGGGTACCCCCACATCTGGGACCTGTCgcagggaggcaggagcagacCTGCTCCAGGCCTGAGGGACCCGGGGAAAAGTGACCTCTCCAAGGCACAAGGTGGTGCGCAGACACCTGCTGATTTCTGCATCCCAAGGGCTGACCCTGCCACAACGGTGAATTCACAGCATGAAATCAcacttttctccttcatttcccAGGCAGGCAAGACAGCTCTTCAGCCACCTCACCCAGCTCTCAAATCTGTGGGGAGCAAACTCCTCcaaaggcagcaggcaggccTCAGCGCTCACCTGCACAAGGGCATTTTAATTCCTTCCTCCTCAGGGAATTACCTTGGTTTGTGTCTGCTAGGGGACCATTGTCTTCACATCTCCATGTCTGTAAGGTGTGTTACCAGTGGTTGACCACGGGCATATGCCACACGAAGTGACTGATCCCAAGCTCCTGCTCCCTTTTTGTTAATAAAGCTGCactgggagaggagaaggacCAAGAGTGTCCATGGAGGGGATGAACTCCACCAGAAGAAGGGAAGTGCTGTTGTACTTCAGCAGGGAACTGGCACCTGTCCTAGTTTGCCAAGGGTATGTCTGGGCTCACAAaccagccagcacagctcatGCAGAAGAAACAGCATCTGAGAAATGCAGCTTTACTTCGGCTTAGGAAGGCAACACCAAAAGGCAGAAGTTGCAGTGATGCTCCCTCCACACGCAGGCCATCTGCTCTGTGTCGCACGCTCCGGCACTGGATTTGATGCTTCTTTATTGCTAGAGGGTGGCTTGGACCAGCTCTCGGTGCGGTCACAAATTTGAGGTTGCACTGAGTTAACCCTGGAGTCAAATCGTTTACCAAGGCTCCTCGGGAACACAAAGCTGCCGATTCCCTGGGGCTTTCTGAGGATTCTCATGTGGGAAACAGCTGGCAGCGCTGCCCTGTCCTGGTGCATCTTTCATTTCTACAACACGATGCCGGCCAAAAGCAGCTAACAGCCTATTCCAAGGAAAAGTGCATTAGAGTAAAAGTCAAGGGGATGTGATGCGAGGATATAGGAAATCTGCCTACGCGTTGCCTAGGGAATCCGCTCGGTGAACTTTCTGCACCTTTTACCTGGTTCTGTCCGAAGCGACATGAGCACACCTGCACCCGGGCCACCAGAACCGGGGCAGATCTCCGCGGGGAACCGGTGCTGCCCCCGGGGACTGAGGGCTCACGACGGCCCCGGGGTGCGGAGAGGAGGCCGAGGCTCAACCTGCAGCGTGGGGACCCGGGCACGAAGCCGCGCCGGGAGaagggaccgggaccgggaccgggaccgggaccgggcgGGCTCGTTTTCCTGCACGGCCAACCCCACCCTTCCCAGGCCTGCTACTTCCcgggaaaaaaattaaaaaaaaaaaaaataaaaagggggtgaaaaaaaaaaaataaaataggcgAACGGGGAGGGGAGGCGGCGCCGTCCCTTTGTACCTGCCCGCGGCCCCGGTAACCCgagccggcggcggggcgcggcgctCGGGgcccggctcggcacggcccggcccggccctgcagCCAATGGGGCACGGGGGGAGGGCGGCGctcgcctcctcctcctcctcctcctcctcctcctcctcctcctcctcctcctcctcctcctcctcctcctcctcctccgctcGGCTGGGGCAGGGCCGCGGCCGGCAGGAGGTGGGACCAGCCCCGGCGCTGCCGCCCGTCCCCTCCGTGCCCAGGGCCGAGCCGTTCCGGGAAGGCGCCGGCTCCCTCTGCGCTCCCTCGGCACCGCCGCAccggcagcagccgccgccACCGCACCGGGCtcggccccgcggggctgcagggggcGAACAAGTGGACGGAGCCCCCCGGGGACGGGGCCGGCCGCCGGGCTCGGTGCACCCGGGGTGAGTTGGGCGATCCCCTGCGGAGGCTAAGCCCGGGGGTGCCCGTTCCCCGCAGCCCCCTTGGCGGGGGGGgcgtcttttttcttttttttttttttttcatcatttgatgaaaaaaatcatcaatcTGGGTTGGTTTTTTATTATGGGATCTGCGGGGGAGAAGATCTTCCAGTCCGGCTTTGCTGTGCTTCCTTGTCCGGCTCTCCGCGGGGAACTATAATATTTCTTCCCCAGGATGCTGCAGTGAATCGTAGTCCCAGGAAATCAGGTGAACAAAAATAATCCGAATTACCCGAACCCCGTTTGTTACGTGTCGGAACGGACACTGCCTGAGCACAGATGATGGCAAAAAATCCCCTCGAAGGGTCCAAGGAGGACCTGAGCAAAATTTCggaggaggagatgctgaggTGGAGCAAGGAGGAGCTGGTGAAAAGACTGAGGAAAGTGGAGAATGAAAAGATGAACTTAATGGTGGAACACGGCAACTTGATGAAGGACGTGAACCGGCGGCTGCAGCTCCACCTGCACGAGATCCGCGGGCTGAAGGAGGTCAACCAGAAGTTGCAGGACGACAACCAGGAGCTGCgggagctctgctgcttcctggaCGATGACCGGCAGAAAGGCAAGAAGCTGTCGAGGGAATGGCAGCGCTTCGGGAGGCACACGGCCAGTGTGATGTGGAAGGAGGTGGGCATGTACcagcagaagctgaaggacCTGGAGGCGAGACAGGAGACCCTCCTGCGGGAGAACGTGGAGCTGAAGGAGATGGTGCTCATGCTGGACgaggagcggagcggggccggctcGCGGAGCTCCATCGACAGCCAGGCCAGCCTGACCAACCTCAACGGCGGCTCGGCCACCAGGGACGTGGGGGACGggagcagcacctccagcacgGGCAGCGCGGGCAGCCCTgaccaccatcaccaccacctccaccaccacaaGGCCGGCGACAGCAAGGCCGGGGCCATGCGGAGGTCTATGGACGACCTGTCTGCGCCTCTCCACCACCGGAGCATCCCCAATGGTCTCAACGGTGAGCTTGTCCCCCTCCTCgtagccctgctggctgcaggtgctgctggtcCTGCCCTGTGCCCACCTCCTCTCAGCATGCCTAGCCCCCTTGGCAAGGGTGTGAGGGATGCCGTGGTCCTTGCCATCCCTAGCCCTGCCCATCCTTGGTGGCCCCAGGGTGCTCCggcagagcagctgggggtggtggtgtggggagGAGCACCCATGTGTATGTGGGGTGGTGGCGGTGGTCACAGGGCTCTGCGGTGCTTGCACCCAGTGTGGTGCCCCTGGGTTGTGTTACTGCTGTCTGGGGCTGAGGCTTGGAGGGTTTTTATCTGGAGGATTGGTGTTATGTTTGCTTTTGCTCCCCCTCGAAAAAAGctgtctgtgttttcagagtTAAATGCTGATTTTCCCATCCCTTCTTCCTCTGACTCTTCCCCTTTAAATATTCTGGGTTACGTGTAGCTTGTTTATCAGCTGTTTTGATGAGATTGATAAAAACCTAAATGAGATTTTGGAAGAAGCTGATTAAAGTCGAGGTCTGCTGCATGGAGCATCACCTGTTAGCTCTGTGGGCTCTCAGGCAGGCTGCCTGGCTATGGTGTGCCCACCAGTTTTGGAGAGCTGGAACTTGGCTTCCCCTTGTTCCCTTGCTCCTCTTCAGGAACAGGTTTGTTTGTAGAGAAGAGATTGCTCTCAACGGGACGCTGCATTCACAATTTTGTTCAGCCCAGTCATTAAAGTTAGAAACAAGCTCCACTGTGAAATCATGCCAAACCTCCTCTGACAGCTTGTATGCAAACGAAGTTTCTCCTGCTGTTGAACAGTGGTCaggcattaaaataataatattggaatgtctttaaaatggatttttggGGACTCCTAGAAGGAGTAGTTTGGTCAGGAGGGTTTAACAGGAGTCAAACCAGGCATCAATCTGTTTAATTGTTGTGTACAAGACTCCTTTAAATGTACTTAATCCTCTTTTCCAAGAGGATTTCCCAGAGAGGTATTTTTGGGTTGGTATACACACAGCCCTCCTCCAAACACCAGGATGGAGCCTtggaggctggctgctgctggtgccactTGGGGCTCGCTGGGCACAAGAGGCCACAGAGGGGCAGGacgctggggagggggctgctggatGCGTTTACCAGATCACCACCTTCAGTTCCCAGAGCTTTTGGTGGTCCTGGTGGGACCAGGGAGTGCTGGTCcttgttttcagtgatttatGGGAAGTCCTGATGCTCCAGGAGATCTGAGGGCACACGGCACTAATCAGCCTGGATTTCAAGTGGTATGTTTATCCACGAATTTGCCATGCTCAGTCCTGTTGCCGCAGCTGCGTGTTTCCACTCGCAGCTGGAGATGTTACTGCCACCTCACCCATTAGACAGGGCTTGCTGGTTTAGAGGGTGATCCAGCCACCAGATGTTGCAGGATGTGGCAAGCATCCtattattgttttttctcctctctctcttctagAGTTGTGTAAATCAGAAGTATCTTGTTTGTAAACCTTCAGCTAGCTTCTGCTCCTggtgtgattttattttcataaagcgTTGCCCTTCTCAGAGGCCCGGAGAGCACTTGGCAGATAGAGTGTGCTGTTATTGTTTTGGGACAGAAGGGCTTTGCAGCTCTGAGACCAAATCCCTTTTAGTTATCAAATACTTCCTTAGCTTTTAGTGACTTCTGTTTCAGGGTTGCCCAACTCAAGCTGTGGAAGATGTGAGAAGTACTGGAGCTGCCTCTTTACTGCCAACCTGTGTGGCTTCGTTTCTGAGGATGGCACAGATATGATCTGCACTTTCTAGACTAATAATCCCTGGAAAGATGCAAACAAGCCTGATCTCTCTTCTTAGGTAGTGAAGCTGTAAAATGACTTAAATAGTCATTCTTAGATAGCATCGGTATTCAGCAAGGCCATTTCCCTCAGCATGCCTTTGGAAGTGCCTGTGAATACATATGTAAATGCAAAGCTTCTCGGGCCTCTTTTTGACTGACAGAAAGGAGTCTGGTGGGGAGGCTTGCCTGTGACCAAGTGGCAATGCATTTAAGCCGGTGACAATGTGGAAGAGGAGGGACAGTgaatgtggaggaaaaaatccAGCAAGTCAGGTCGGTGCAGGAGCTGtcacagcagcctctgcagcaccagctcccTTCCATTTCTCTTGGTGCTGACTCTGCTTTTGGTGCATGTAGGTTAGATGTTAATCTTTTTGTACTCTTTTCCtgatgattctttttttttttttttttcttttttctttttttggtataaaatggaaggaagaaagaggagaaagggtggctttttgttttaaggttACAGAATTCAGTCTGGTTTGCTGTTATCTCCTTTCTTTAACACACTGGGTAACTACCTGGTGGATGAAGCAGCCTGGCCAGCACAACTGGTGCAGCGATGAACAGCCCTCTGGTACTTTATTACGGAGGAGGGAGATGGATCTGAAACAGATGCAGGGCAGAACTTGGCATCTGTAGTAAGCAGAAGCCTTGGACAAGTGGTGAGAGCAAGGGATGGTGAGCTGTTAGCTAGAGCGCTTTTGGAAATTATAGGAAGCTGGGAGGTCCTGAAATGTGCTGCCGCTGGCAGTGAAGTCAGTTGGGCTTCATGCGGTGCCCTGCTTTTCCAGGTGTTTAGCAGACTGTGTCACCAGGTTAGTGCTTTTCTGAAGGAGTTGAGAATGGCAGCTGTTAAATGCTCCTGGGTTGAcagctttttaatgaaatcttaGCAAGCGAAGGtggattaaatatttattttctcctcaacAATCCTTTGGAAGTGACTTGGTAAGCCAGGGCTTGATTTATTGGCCCCAGTGACCTGCCCCAATGTGAGGTGATGAACTTTAAACTCTAGGTTTGTAAGGTGAATTCAGTAGAAGTTGtgcaagttaaaaacaaaaacaaacccaatcCGATCCGTGATCCACCTTCTCTTGACTTTTCTGAGTCTATTTACTTTTATAAACTGGCTTTTTGGAAGCTGATACTTGGAACCTGATGACTAAATATCTGCTCATGGATGATAAGGTAATAAGCACAACTGATAGTACAGCAGTTA is a genomic window containing:
- the CCDC85C gene encoding coiled-coil domain-containing protein 85C isoform X1 gives rise to the protein MMAKNPLEGSKEDLSKISEEEMLRWSKEELVKRLRKVENEKMNLMVEHGNLMKDVNRRLQLHLHEIRGLKEVNQKLQDDNQELRELCCFLDDDRQKGKKLSREWQRFGRHTASVMWKEVGMYQQKLKDLEARQETLLRENVELKEMVLMLDEERSGAGSRSSIDSQASLTNLNGGSATRDVGDGSSTSSTGSAGSPDHHHHHLHHHKAGDSKAGAMRRSMDDLSAPLHHRSIPNGLNDSSSNYIRQLETKVKLLEDDNKLLSQQSSTGDLRTLRKGLSPYHSESQLSSLPQYQDALQNGPARMTSDLASSPAAGYVPVGQKPEAVVHAMKVLEVHENLDRQMQDNYEEDLSEKEKAIVREMCNVVWRKLGDAASSKPSIRQHLSGNQFKGPL
- the CCDC85C gene encoding coiled-coil domain-containing protein 85C isoform X2, whose translation is MMAKNPLEGSKEDLSKISEEEMLRWSKEELVKRLRKVENEKMNLMVEHGNLMKDVNRRLQLHLHEIRGLKEVNQKLQDDNQELRELCCFLDDDRQKGKKLSREWQRFGRHTASVMWKEVGMYQQKLKDLEARQETLLRENVELKEMVLMLDEERSGAGSRSSIDSQASLTNLNGGSATRDVGDGSSTSSTGSAGSPDHHHHHLHHHKAGDSKAGAMRRSMDDLSAPLHHRSIPNGLNDSSSNYIRQLETKVKLLEDDNKLLSQSSTGDLRTLRKGLSPYHSESQLSSLPQYQDALQNGPARMTSDLASSPAAGYVPVGQKPEAVVHAMKVLEVHENLDRQMQDNYEEDLSEKEKAIVREMCNVVWRKLGDAASSKPSIRQHLSGNQFKGPL